The Mustela erminea isolate mMusErm1 chromosome 18, mMusErm1.Pri, whole genome shotgun sequence genome has a window encoding:
- the ALOXE3 gene encoding hydroperoxide isomerase ALOXE3 isoform X2, giving the protein MRAKTICQDSLPLLLDHRRRELQGRQECYRWKVYAPGFPGMIDVSSFEEMETDKKFALTKMTPRADQGDSSGNRYLPGFPMKIDFPSLMHMEPNIRYSATKTASLLFNAIPASLGMKLRGLLDRKGSWKKLDDIRNIFWCHKTVISEYVTEHWCEDPFFGYQYLNGVNPVMLHCLSSLPSKLPVTNDMVAPLLGPDTCLQTELERGNIFLADYWILAEAPVHCLNGRLQYVAAPLCLLWLNPQGALVPLAIQLSQTPGPDSPIFLPTDSYWDWLLAKTWVRNSEFLVHENNTHFLCTHLLCEAFAMATLRQLPLCHPIYKLLLPHTRYTLQVNTIARATLLNPEGLVDKVTSVGRQGLLYLISTALAHFTYTDFCLPDSVRARGVLAIPNYHYRDDGLRIWAAIESFVSEIVGYYYPSNASVQQDSELQAWVGEIFAQAFLGRESSGFPHRLCTPGELVKFLTAVIFNCSAQHAAVNSGQHDFGAWMPNTPSSMRQPPPQTKGTTTLKSYLDTLPEVNVTCTNLLLFWLVSQEPKDQRPLGTYPDEHFTEEAPRRSIAAFQNRLAQISREIRERNQGLELPYTYLDPPLIENSVSI; this is encoded by the exons ATGAGAG CAAAAACCATTTGTCAGgattcccttcccctccttctggACCACAGGAGACGGGAACTCCAGGGTCGACAGGAATGCTACCG GTGGAAAGTTTACGCCCCTGGCTTTCCCGGCATGATAGACGTCAGCAGCTTTGAGGAGATGGAGACAGACAAGAAGTTTGCCTTGACCAAGATGACACCTCGAGCAGACCAAGGGGACAG CAGTGGGAATCGGTACCTGCCAGGCTTCCCCATGAAGATTGACTTCCCATCCCTGATgcacatggagcccaacattCGCTACTCGGCCACCAAGACAGCCTCCCTGCTCTTCAATGCCATCCCCGC GTCCTTGGGCATGAAGCTCCGTGGGCTGTTGGACCGCAAGGGCTCCTGGAAGAAGCTGGATGACATCCGGAATATCTTCTGGTGCCACAAGACAGTCATTTCGG AGTACGTTACAGAGCACTGGTGCGAGGACCCCTTCTTCGGGTACCAGTACCTGAATGGCGTCAACCCCGTCATGCTCCACTGCCTTTCCAGTTTGCCCAGCAAGCTGCCCGTCACCAATGACATGGTGGCCCCCTTGCTGGGACCCGACACCTGCCTGCAGACAGAACTAGAG AGGGGGAACATTTTCCTAGCCGACTACTGGATCCTGGCCGAGGCCCCTGTCCACTGCCTCAACGGCCGCCTCCAGTATGTGGCCGCCCCGCTCTGCCTGCTGTGGCTCAACCCGCAGGGGGCGCTGGTGCCCCTGGCCATCCAG CTCAGCCAGACCCCCGGGCCCGACAGCCCCATCTTTCTGCCCACGGACTCTTACTGGGACTGGCTGCTGGCCAAGACGTGGGTGCGCAACTCCGAATTCCTGGTGCACGAGAACAACACGCACTTTCTGTGTACGCATCTGCTGTGCGAGGCCTTCGCCATGGCCACGCTGCGCCAGCTGCCGCTCTGCCATCCGATCTACAAG CTCCTGCTCCCCCACACTCGCTACACGCTGCAGGTGAACACCATCGCGCGGGCCACGCTGCTCAACCCCGAGGGCCTCGTGGACAAG GTCACCTCGGTTGGAAGACAAGGCCTCCTCTACCTCATAAGCACGGCTCTGGCCCACTTCACCTACACCGATTTCTGTCTTCCGGACAGCGTGCGGGCCCGCGGCGTCCTGGCCATCCCCAACTACCACTACCGGGACGACGGCCTAAGGATCTGGGCGGCCATTGAGAG CTTTGTCTCAGAAATCGTGGGCTACTATTACCCCAGCAATGCATCTGTGCAGCAAGACTCGGAGCTGCAGGCTTGGGTCGGCGAGATCTTTGCTCAGGCGTTCCTGGGCCGGGAAAGCTCAG GCTTCCCACACCGACTGTGCACTCCAGGAGAGCTGGTGAAGTTCCTCACTGCCGTCATCTTCAACTGCTCCGCCCAGCATGCCGCTGTCAACAGTGGGCAG CATGACTTTGGGGCCTGGATGCCCAATACCCCATCATCCATGAGGCAGCCTCCACCCCAGACCAAGGGCACCACCACCCTGAAGAGTTACCTAGACACCCTCCCAGAAGTGAATGTCACCTGTACCAACCTTCTCCTCTTCTGGTTGGTCAGCCAGGAGCCCAAAGACCAG
- the ALOXE3 gene encoding hydroperoxide isomerase ALOXE3 isoform X1, with the protein MAVYRVCVTTGPYLKAGTLDNISVTLVGTCGESPKQLLDRLGRDFAPGSVQKYKVRCSSDLGELLLLRLHKERYAFFPKDSWYCSCLCVTAPDGTRSHFPCYQWIEGYCTIELRPGTAKTICQDSLPLLLDHRRRELQGRQECYRWKVYAPGFPGMIDVSSFEEMETDKKFALTKMTPRADQGDSSGNRYLPGFPMKIDFPSLMHMEPNIRYSATKTASLLFNAIPASLGMKLRGLLDRKGSWKKLDDIRNIFWCHKTVISEYVTEHWCEDPFFGYQYLNGVNPVMLHCLSSLPSKLPVTNDMVAPLLGPDTCLQTELERGNIFLADYWILAEAPVHCLNGRLQYVAAPLCLLWLNPQGALVPLAIQLSQTPGPDSPIFLPTDSYWDWLLAKTWVRNSEFLVHENNTHFLCTHLLCEAFAMATLRQLPLCHPIYKLLLPHTRYTLQVNTIARATLLNPEGLVDKVTSVGRQGLLYLISTALAHFTYTDFCLPDSVRARGVLAIPNYHYRDDGLRIWAAIESFVSEIVGYYYPSNASVQQDSELQAWVGEIFAQAFLGRESSGFPHRLCTPGELVKFLTAVIFNCSAQHAAVNSGQHDFGAWMPNTPSSMRQPPPQTKGTTTLKSYLDTLPEVNVTCTNLLLFWLVSQEPKDQRPLGTYPDEHFTEEAPRRSIAAFQNRLAQISREIRERNQGLELPYTYLDPPLIENSVSI; encoded by the exons atgGCCGTGTACCGCGTGTGTGTGACCACGGGTCCCTACTTGAAGGCTGGCACGCTGGACAACATCTCTGTCACCCTGGTGGGCACTTGTGGAGAGAGCCCCAAACAGCTGCTCGATCGCCTGGGCAGGGACTTCGCCCCTGGATCT GTGCAGAAGTACAAGGTGCGGTGCTCCTCGGACCTGGGCGAGCTCTTGCTGCTGCGTCTGCACAAGGAGCGCTACGCCTTCTTCCCCAAGGACTCCTGGTACTGCAGCTGCCTCTGTGTCACGGCCCCCGATGGCACCcgttcccacttcccctgctatCAGTGGATTGAGGGCTACTGCACCATAGAGCTGCGACCAGGAACAG CAAAAACCATTTGTCAGgattcccttcccctccttctggACCACAGGAGACGGGAACTCCAGGGTCGACAGGAATGCTACCG GTGGAAAGTTTACGCCCCTGGCTTTCCCGGCATGATAGACGTCAGCAGCTTTGAGGAGATGGAGACAGACAAGAAGTTTGCCTTGACCAAGATGACACCTCGAGCAGACCAAGGGGACAG CAGTGGGAATCGGTACCTGCCAGGCTTCCCCATGAAGATTGACTTCCCATCCCTGATgcacatggagcccaacattCGCTACTCGGCCACCAAGACAGCCTCCCTGCTCTTCAATGCCATCCCCGC GTCCTTGGGCATGAAGCTCCGTGGGCTGTTGGACCGCAAGGGCTCCTGGAAGAAGCTGGATGACATCCGGAATATCTTCTGGTGCCACAAGACAGTCATTTCGG AGTACGTTACAGAGCACTGGTGCGAGGACCCCTTCTTCGGGTACCAGTACCTGAATGGCGTCAACCCCGTCATGCTCCACTGCCTTTCCAGTTTGCCCAGCAAGCTGCCCGTCACCAATGACATGGTGGCCCCCTTGCTGGGACCCGACACCTGCCTGCAGACAGAACTAGAG AGGGGGAACATTTTCCTAGCCGACTACTGGATCCTGGCCGAGGCCCCTGTCCACTGCCTCAACGGCCGCCTCCAGTATGTGGCCGCCCCGCTCTGCCTGCTGTGGCTCAACCCGCAGGGGGCGCTGGTGCCCCTGGCCATCCAG CTCAGCCAGACCCCCGGGCCCGACAGCCCCATCTTTCTGCCCACGGACTCTTACTGGGACTGGCTGCTGGCCAAGACGTGGGTGCGCAACTCCGAATTCCTGGTGCACGAGAACAACACGCACTTTCTGTGTACGCATCTGCTGTGCGAGGCCTTCGCCATGGCCACGCTGCGCCAGCTGCCGCTCTGCCATCCGATCTACAAG CTCCTGCTCCCCCACACTCGCTACACGCTGCAGGTGAACACCATCGCGCGGGCCACGCTGCTCAACCCCGAGGGCCTCGTGGACAAG GTCACCTCGGTTGGAAGACAAGGCCTCCTCTACCTCATAAGCACGGCTCTGGCCCACTTCACCTACACCGATTTCTGTCTTCCGGACAGCGTGCGGGCCCGCGGCGTCCTGGCCATCCCCAACTACCACTACCGGGACGACGGCCTAAGGATCTGGGCGGCCATTGAGAG CTTTGTCTCAGAAATCGTGGGCTACTATTACCCCAGCAATGCATCTGTGCAGCAAGACTCGGAGCTGCAGGCTTGGGTCGGCGAGATCTTTGCTCAGGCGTTCCTGGGCCGGGAAAGCTCAG GCTTCCCACACCGACTGTGCACTCCAGGAGAGCTGGTGAAGTTCCTCACTGCCGTCATCTTCAACTGCTCCGCCCAGCATGCCGCTGTCAACAGTGGGCAG CATGACTTTGGGGCCTGGATGCCCAATACCCCATCATCCATGAGGCAGCCTCCACCCCAGACCAAGGGCACCACCACCCTGAAGAGTTACCTAGACACCCTCCCAGAAGTGAATGTCACCTGTACCAACCTTCTCCTCTTCTGGTTGGTCAGCCAGGAGCCCAAAGACCAG
- the HES7 gene encoding transcription factor HES-7 produces the protein MARGGPTPGCEQPGAPSLACRRSIWKPPSAHAPFCRGSSSWFEMLKPLVEKRRRDRINRSLEELRLLLLERTRDQNLRNPKLEKAEILEFAVGYLRERSRVEPPGVPRSPAQDAEALASCYLSGFRECLLRLAAFAHDASPAARAQLFSALHGYLRPKPPRPEPVDPRPQAPRPPLDPAAPAPGPALHQRPAVHQGPRSPRCAWSPSPCSPRAGDCGAPAPLTGLLPPPPPHRQDGAPKAPPPPPPAFWRPWP, from the exons ATGGCCAGGGGCGGCCCCACACCCGGGTGCGAACAGCCCGGGGCCCCGAGCCTCGCGTGCAG ACGCTCTATCTGGAAGCCTCCGAGTGCTCACGCACCATTCTGCAGAGGGTCGAGTTCTTGGTTTGAG ATGCTGAAGCCGCTGGTGGAGAAGCGGCGCCGGGACCGCATCAACCGCAGCCTGGAAGAGCtcaggctgctgctgctggagcgGACCCGGGACCAG AACCTCCGCAACCCGAAGCTGGAGAAAGCAGAGATACTGGAGTTCGCCGTGGGCTACTTGAGGGAGCGAAGCCGGGTGGAGCCCCCGG GGGTTCCCCGGTCCCCAGCCCAGGACGCCGAGGCGCTCGCCAGCTGCTACTTGTCCGGCTTCCGCGAGTGCCTGCTTCGCCTGGCGGCCTTCGCGCACGACGCCAGCCCGGCCGCCCGCGCCCAGCTCTTCTCCGCGCTGCACGGCTACCTGCGCCCCAAGCCGCCCCGGCCGGAACCGGTAGATCCGAGGCCCCAAGCGCCGCGCCCACCGCTGGACCCCGCCGCCCCGGCGCCCGGCCCCGCGCTGCACCAGCGCCCCGCAGTGCACCAGGGCCCCCGTAGCCCGCGCTGCGCCTGGTCCCCGTCCCCCTGCTCGCCCCGCGCCGGGGATTGCGGCGCGCCGGCGCCCCTCACCGgactgctgccgccgccgccgcctcacAGACAAGACGGGGCGCCCAaggccccgccgcccccgccgcccgctTTCTGGAGACCTTGGCCCTGa